A region from the Burkholderiales bacterium genome encodes:
- a CDS encoding aldehyde dehydrogenase has product MDTATATLTRYRMYIGGEWVDAASGATFESSNPYTGKPWALIPRAGAEDVDRAVKAAHKAFSEGPWPKMTATQRGALLRKLGDLIAPQARHLAEVEVRDNGKLISEMGAQTQYMAQWYYYFGGLADKVEGAVLPTDKPDTFNYTRLEPLGVVAALVPWNSPLLLTAWKVAPALAAGNTVVIKPSEFTSASLLEFMKLVEEAGFPPGVINVVTGFGPESGAPLVEHPLVAKITFTGSDATGQRIYESAAKGLKRVSLELGGKSPNIVFEDAEIDNAVKGAISGIFAATGQTCIAGSRLLVQRSIHDEFVEKLVAFAKTAKMGDPMSADTQVGPITTPPQYQKVLQYIDVAKGEGANAALGGAKATGLGDGWFVQPTIFTGVNNQMRIAQEEVFGPVLSVIPFEDDEDALRIGNGVVYGLAAGVWTQNIKRALTMANRLQAGTVWVNTYRAVSFMSPFGGYKRSGIGRESGQEMIKEYLQTKSVWISTATEVPNPFVMR; this is encoded by the coding sequence ATGGATACTGCGACCGCCACACTCACGCGCTACAGGATGTACATCGGAGGCGAATGGGTCGACGCCGCCTCCGGCGCGACTTTCGAATCGTCCAACCCCTATACCGGCAAGCCGTGGGCGCTGATCCCGCGCGCGGGCGCCGAAGACGTCGACCGCGCGGTCAAGGCCGCGCACAAGGCGTTCAGCGAAGGGCCGTGGCCGAAGATGACCGCGACCCAGCGCGGCGCGCTGCTGCGCAAGCTCGGCGACCTCATCGCGCCGCAGGCGCGGCATCTCGCCGAGGTCGAGGTGCGCGACAACGGCAAACTCATCTCCGAGATGGGCGCGCAGACGCAGTACATGGCGCAGTGGTACTACTACTTCGGCGGTCTCGCGGACAAGGTCGAAGGCGCGGTGCTGCCGACCGACAAGCCCGACACGTTCAACTACACGCGGCTCGAGCCGCTCGGCGTGGTCGCGGCGCTCGTGCCGTGGAACTCGCCGCTGCTGCTGACGGCATGGAAGGTCGCGCCGGCGCTCGCCGCGGGCAACACGGTGGTGATCAAGCCTTCCGAGTTCACGTCGGCTTCGCTGCTGGAGTTCATGAAGCTCGTGGAGGAAGCGGGCTTTCCGCCGGGTGTGATCAACGTCGTCACCGGTTTCGGTCCCGAGAGCGGCGCCCCGCTCGTCGAGCATCCGCTGGTCGCCAAGATCACCTTCACCGGCTCGGACGCGACCGGCCAGCGCATCTACGAATCGGCGGCGAAAGGGCTGAAGCGCGTCAGCCTGGAGCTCGGCGGCAAGTCGCCCAACATCGTCTTCGAGGACGCGGAGATCGACAACGCGGTGAAAGGCGCGATCTCGGGCATCTTCGCGGCGACGGGGCAGACGTGCATCGCGGGCTCGCGGCTGCTGGTGCAGCGCTCGATCCACGACGAATTCGTCGAGAAGCTCGTCGCTTTCGCGAAGACCGCGAAGATGGGCGATCCGATGAGCGCCGATACGCAGGTGGGCCCGATCACCACGCCGCCGCAGTACCAGAAGGTGCTGCAGTACATCGATGTCGCGAAGGGCGAGGGCGCCAACGCCGCGCTTGGCGGCGCCAAGGCGACCGGCCTCGGCGACGGCTGGTTCGTGCAGCCCACGATCTTCACCGGCGTGAACAACCAGATGCGCATCGCGCAGGAAGAGGTGTTCGGGCCGGTGCTGTCGGTGATCCCGTTCGAGGACGACGAAGACGCGCTGCGCATCGGCAACGGCGTGGTCTACGGCCTCGCCGCGGGCGTGTGGACCCAGAACATCAAGCGTGCGCTGACGATGGCGAACCGGCTGCAGGCCGGCACGGTGTGGGTGAACACCTATCGCGCGGTCAGCTTCATGTCGCCGTTCGGCGGTTACAAGCGCAGCGGCATCGGCCGCGAGAGCGGACAGGAGATGATCAAGGAATACCTCCAGACCAAGAGCGTCTGGATCTCGACGGCGACGGAGGTGCCGAATCCGTTCGTGATGCGGTGA
- a CDS encoding thiamine pyrophosphate-dependent enzyme — MFNTKDALELFAKYRGDAIVVPGRGGRHWINISEGPMDVPLGDPAMGGHCGFALGLAMALPKRRVVLIDSEGDLQMSLSVLMTVAEQKPANFYHFMLDNECYGTTGGQPVPNAKNVQYDLIAKGAGYPRAYAFTELEAFGKALPEIMNGPGPVFVAMKVVPEVENEAIGVRKRWIRRTKNQAIADMRKELRIGV; from the coding sequence ATGTTCAACACCAAAGACGCGCTCGAGCTCTTCGCCAAATATCGCGGCGACGCCATCGTCGTCCCCGGCCGCGGCGGGCGCCACTGGATCAACATCAGCGAAGGCCCGATGGACGTGCCGCTCGGCGATCCCGCGATGGGCGGACACTGCGGCTTCGCGCTGGGCCTGGCGATGGCGCTGCCGAAGCGCAGGGTCGTGCTGATCGATTCCGAAGGCGATCTGCAGATGAGTCTCAGCGTCTTGATGACGGTCGCCGAACAGAAGCCGGCGAACTTCTATCACTTCATGCTCGACAACGAGTGCTACGGCACGACGGGCGGCCAGCCGGTGCCGAACGCGAAGAACGTCCAGTACGACCTCATCGCGAAAGGCGCGGGCTACCCGCGCGCCTACGCCTTCACCGAGCTCGAAGCGTTCGGCAAGGCGCTGCCCGAGATCATGAACGGACCGGGACCGGTCTTCGTCGCGATGAAAGTCGTGCCGGAAGTCGAGAACGAAGCGATCGGCGTGCGCAAGCGCTGGATCAGGCGCACCAAGAACCAGGCGATCGCGGATATGCGCAAAGAGCTGCGAATCGGGGTTTGA
- a CDS encoding thiamine pyrophosphate-binding protein: MNDTVVATHLSPETVLREMKKHGVTHVVWLPDSETNWLYLLMKAEPTLTLVAVPREGLAASIAAGLHAGGAKPLILIQNTGLMESGDSIRGWLLGLDIPVVLMVGLRGWTRHGVTTDTAAVYTERFLNAFNINYYLIESDADAPRIDVAFEEAKKTNRPVAVLVGDEYHGFVAK, encoded by the coding sequence ATGAACGACACCGTCGTAGCAACGCACCTCAGTCCCGAAACCGTCCTGCGCGAGATGAAGAAGCACGGCGTGACGCACGTCGTGTGGCTGCCCGACAGCGAGACGAACTGGCTCTACCTGCTGATGAAAGCCGAGCCGACGCTGACGCTCGTCGCGGTTCCGCGCGAAGGCCTCGCCGCTTCGATCGCCGCGGGTCTGCACGCCGGCGGCGCGAAGCCGCTGATCCTCATCCAGAACACCGGCTTGATGGAGTCGGGCGATTCGATCCGCGGCTGGCTGCTCGGCCTCGACATCCCGGTCGTGCTGATGGTGGGCCTGCGCGGCTGGACGCGTCACGGCGTGACCACCGACACCGCGGCGGTCTACACCGAGCGCTTCCTCAACGCATTCAACATCAACTACTACCTCATCGAGAGCGATGCCGACGCGCCGCGCATCGACGTCGCGTTCGAAGAGGCGAAGAAGACCAACCGGCCGGTCGCCGTGCTCGTCGGCGACGAGTACCACGGCTTCGTGGCGAAATAA
- a CDS encoding SDR family oxidoreductase: MGELEGKVALVTGGALNIGRSISLALADAGCAVAVNTRSSREQADAVVERIRGAGSKAQTCMADVADAAAVKEMVDGVLKRFGRIDILVLNASIRRETPFRDMTFEQWREIMSISLDGSFHCIKAVLPSMIDSRGGNIITLGGDNALSGAVGKASSSAAKNGLVGLTRALAKELAEHNIRVNCVSPGNMNTTRPAYRPPKDAPKGKIPLGRWGEPDEIAAAVRFLCGPGGGFITGQTLHINGGQYMFA, translated from the coding sequence ATGGGGGAGCTCGAGGGTAAGGTTGCGCTCGTCACGGGCGGCGCGCTCAACATCGGACGCTCGATCTCGCTCGCGCTCGCTGACGCGGGCTGCGCGGTCGCGGTCAATACCCGAAGCTCGCGCGAGCAGGCCGACGCGGTGGTCGAGCGGATCCGCGGCGCGGGCAGCAAGGCGCAGACCTGCATGGCCGACGTCGCCGACGCGGCCGCGGTGAAGGAGATGGTCGACGGCGTGCTGAAGCGCTTCGGCCGCATCGACATCCTCGTGCTCAACGCATCGATCCGGCGTGAGACCCCGTTCAGGGACATGACGTTCGAGCAGTGGCGCGAGATCATGAGCATCTCGCTCGACGGCTCGTTCCACTGCATCAAGGCGGTGCTGCCGTCGATGATCGATTCGCGCGGCGGGAACATCATCACCCTCGGCGGCGACAACGCGCTCTCCGGCGCGGTCGGCAAGGCGAGCAGCTCGGCGGCCAAGAACGGACTCGTCGGCCTCACGCGCGCGCTGGCGAAAGAGCTGGCGGAGCACAACATCCGCGTCAATTGCGTGTCGCCCGGCAACATGAACACCACGCGGCCCGCTTACCGCCCGCCCAAGGATGCGCCCAAGGGCAAGATTCCGCTGGGGCGCTGGGGCGAGCCCGACGAGATCGCCGCGGCCGTGCGCTTTCTCTGCGGTCCCGGCGGCGGCTTCATCACCGGCCAGACTTTGCACATCAATGGCGGTCAGTACATGTTTGCGTAA
- a CDS encoding response regulator transcription factor, translated as MKILIVDDHPLIREAMRSVLKQLDDAIQVLEAGTCEEALTAASREPDLALILLDLRLPGTSGLDGLQVLRERYPNVPVVVLSASEDRGEVMRALDLGAMGFIPKTQPSGVMIGALKVVLSGGVYLPADVMSQAEAAPAAQPQEDEGVYDPKTQGAELGLTPRQAEVLSLLIQGKPNKLICRELNLAEGTVKIHVAAILKALGVMNRTQAVVAVSRMGLKLGPLRPRPGTQPPGGPNGGSPSSARAVRQ; from the coding sequence GTGAAGATCCTGATCGTTGACGATCATCCGCTCATACGCGAAGCGATGCGCTCGGTGTTGAAGCAGCTCGACGACGCCATACAGGTCCTCGAAGCCGGCACGTGCGAGGAGGCGCTGACCGCCGCGTCACGCGAGCCCGACCTCGCCCTCATACTCCTCGACCTGCGTCTCCCCGGCACGAGCGGCCTCGACGGGCTGCAGGTGCTGCGCGAGCGCTATCCGAACGTCCCCGTCGTCGTGCTGTCGGCTTCCGAAGACCGCGGTGAAGTGATGCGCGCGCTCGATCTGGGCGCGATGGGCTTCATACCGAAGACCCAGCCGAGCGGCGTGATGATCGGCGCGCTGAAGGTGGTGCTGTCCGGCGGCGTCTATCTGCCGGCGGACGTCATGTCGCAGGCGGAAGCCGCGCCCGCGGCGCAGCCGCAGGAAGACGAAGGCGTGTACGACCCGAAGACGCAGGGCGCCGAGCTCGGGCTCACGCCGAGACAGGCCGAAGTGCTGTCGCTGCTGATCCAGGGCAAGCCCAACAAGCTCATCTGCCGCGAGCTCAACCTCGCCGAAGGCACGGTCAAGATCCACGTCGCGGCGATCCTGAAAGCGCTCGGCGTCATGAACCGCACGCAGGCGGTGGTGGCGGTGAGCCGGATGGGATTGAAGCTCGGTCCGCTGCGCCCGCGTCCCGGGACTCAGCCGCCCGGCGGGCCCAACGGCGGCTCGCCTTCATCCGCTCGCGCCGTTCGCCAGTAG
- a CDS encoding TIGR03862 family flavoprotein has translation MLLKSIAVIGAGPAGLMAAEVLATAGIQVDVYERMPSVGRKLLMAGKGGLNLTHSEPRAAFLSRYGARRAALEPLLAGFGAEDLRAWVHGLGIETFVGTSGRVFPHEMKAAPLLRAWLHRLRESGVRIHVRHRWLGWNDDGELAFETPQGGKHVRAGAVVLALGGGSWPQLGSDADWVRILGERGVALAPLKPANCGFDVDWSDHFKARHAGAPVKAVAASAGDASRQGEFVVTASGVEGGLVYALSDRLRDAIEADGRATLALDLAPGRTEARLVDALSKPRGSRSLSSHVQSRTGMKGVKIGLLREVLSAEEIARPETLAAAIKRLPLTLARARPLAEAISTGGGVPFEALDERLMLKVLPGVFCAGEMLDWEAPTGGYLLTACFASGRAAGIGARDRLLANGASG, from the coding sequence ATGCTTTTGAAATCGATAGCAGTGATTGGAGCAGGACCCGCGGGATTGATGGCCGCGGAGGTCCTCGCAACCGCGGGCATCCAGGTCGACGTCTACGAGCGCATGCCTTCGGTCGGGCGCAAGCTCCTCATGGCCGGCAAGGGCGGGCTCAACCTCACGCACAGCGAGCCGCGCGCAGCCTTCCTGTCGCGCTACGGCGCGCGCCGCGCGGCGCTCGAGCCGCTGCTCGCCGGTTTCGGTGCGGAAGACCTCCGCGCATGGGTCCACGGCCTCGGCATCGAAACTTTCGTCGGCACTTCCGGCCGCGTCTTTCCGCACGAGATGAAAGCCGCGCCGCTCCTGCGCGCGTGGCTGCACCGCCTGCGCGAATCCGGCGTGCGCATCCACGTGCGCCATCGCTGGCTGGGCTGGAACGATGACGGCGAGCTCGCATTCGAGACGCCGCAAGGCGGGAAGCACGTGCGCGCCGGCGCGGTCGTGCTCGCGCTCGGCGGCGGAAGCTGGCCTCAGCTCGGCTCCGACGCGGATTGGGTGCGCATCCTCGGCGAGCGCGGCGTCGCGCTCGCACCGCTGAAACCCGCCAACTGCGGCTTCGACGTCGACTGGAGCGATCATTTCAAGGCGCGTCACGCCGGCGCGCCGGTGAAGGCCGTCGCGGCGTCGGCCGGCGACGCGTCGCGTCAGGGCGAATTCGTCGTCACCGCGAGCGGTGTCGAAGGCGGCCTCGTCTATGCGCTGTCGGACCGGCTGCGCGACGCGATCGAAGCGGACGGCCGTGCGACGCTGGCGCTGGACCTCGCCCCCGGCCGGACCGAAGCGCGCCTGGTCGATGCGCTATCGAAGCCTCGCGGCTCGCGCTCGCTGTCGAGCCACGTCCAGAGCCGCACGGGCATGAAAGGCGTGAAGATCGGTCTCTTGCGCGAGGTGTTGTCCGCCGAAGAGATCGCGCGTCCGGAGACGCTCGCCGCGGCGATCAAGCGCCTGCCGCTCACGCTCGCGCGGGCGCGACCGCTGGCGGAGGCGATCAGCACTGGCGGGGGTGTGCCGTTCGAAGCGCTCGACGAGCGCCTCATGCTGAAAGTGCTGCCGGGCGTTTTCTGCGCGGGAGAGATGCTCGACTGGGAGGCGCCGACCGGCGGCTATCTGCTGACGGCGTGCTTCGCGAGCGGCCGCGCGGCCGGGATCGGCGCGCGCGACCGGCTACTGGCGAACGGCGCGAGCGGATGA